Proteins co-encoded in one Drosophila biarmipes strain raj3 unplaced genomic scaffold, RU_DBia_V1.1 ptg000017l, whole genome shotgun sequence genomic window:
- the LOC122818956 gene encoding rabankyrin-5-like produces the protein MSCLLMTVSCELLMDAWLDLVVNDASCNLQSIDAGLKSALHIAVEAKAVEALDAFVQLKNILSYVIDFNSKDINGDSPLSLAFNKTSLVPILIRGGSDVNAKNKNNLTLLHQSIKNRDSDTCLFLLEQGADFTAVTDDQDSVLDLSIKYDLPRVEDALCTRGVALASEKSGVSPLWTALELGFEDVANILVQHGVDTDSWDKGPEECQQTLLHRAIDESKESIAIFLIQNQCDLDSSRQLGPIGEGGHEDQQKASPLHLCCQCGLTKVLQTLIDHGANVNVVLSKNKSPLHIATENQH, from the exons TTGGTTGTTAATGATGCTTCGTGCAATTTACAATCCATTGACGCCGGTTTAAAGTCAGCTTTGCATATTGCAGTGGAAGCTAAAGCTGTTGAAGCCTTGGACGCTTTTGTTCAGTTAAAAAACATTCTGAGCTATGTTATTGATTTCAATTCTAAAGATATAAATGGAGACTCCCCGCTAAGCTTGGCTTTCAATAAAACTAGCCTGGTTCCAATTCTTATAAGAGGCGGTTCAGATGTTAACGcgaagaataaaaataatttgacaCTGTTGCACCAATCAATAAAGAATAGAGATAGTGACACATGCTTATTTTTACTAGAGCAGGGAGCAGACTTTACTGCTGTTACAG ATGATCAGGATTCTGTTTTGGACTTATCCATCAAATACGATCTTCCTAGAGTTGAAGATGCTCTTTGCACAAGAGGAGTCGCACTAGCATCTGAGAAAAGTGGAGTCTCACCATTATGGACTGCTTTAGAATTGGGATTTGAAGATGTGGCTAATATACTTGTTCAACACGGTGTTGATACTGACAGTTGGGATAAAGGACCAGAGGAATGCCAACAAACGCTTTTACATCGTGCTATAGACGAAAGCAAAGAATCAATAGCTATATTTCTAATTCAAAACCAATGCGATTTAGATTCTTCACGTCAGCTAGGTCCCATTGGGGAGGGTGGCCATGAAGACCAGCAAAAGGCATCACCGTTGCACTTATGTTGTCAATGTGGCTTGACCAAAGTCCTTCAGACTTTAATTGATCATGGTGCTAATGTTAACGTTGTACTCTCTAAAAACAAATCACCACTCCATATAGCTACTGAAAACCAACATTAA